tcgatatatcgataaatGACAGTCGATTGTACCTTTCaaatgtaaattaattgatttcttTTCGATATATTGAATTTCAACCATCGATATATCGATCGGTAATTCGAGGTATCGACGTATGAAGATCGATACTGGCttctcaatataaattaatcgattaatattcgatatattgaattattaaGTATCGATTCATGGCTATCGACTATTCAATTATCGATTCACTGATTTTTcattcgagatatcgatttaTGAAAGTTGACACCAaacttcaattaaaaattcatcgattggtattcgatatatcgaatctATAAgcatcgatatatcgattctaaaaaattcgatacatcgaatgctttcgatatatcgatctGTTACAATTGATATATCGTACTCTTGagaatcgatatatcgaattttCGAGAGtcgatttattgaatttttcgatatctcgaattttttaaattaataattattttgtatgtTTGTTAATTTAGCTGAGACATTAATTACACGTGACTGTTTGAGTACATTGCGAGACTACCGTACCGATATACCAGCAGATCACTACGAAGGATGTCGTCCAGCAGCAAAAGATGTCCGACTTGGTCACTTTGTAAACAATACGATCAAGGAACTCGATATACACCGCGATTACTACGACGAAGTTTCCTGGTGCTTCTGTTACTTTGACAATCGATGCAACTCCGCCACCTCGTTATCGATTACTCAGTCTATAATTCCTCTAACTCTTCTTACTtttatatacaaatttattttataaacattccTGCCTATATCGATTAAAGAAAATTcgttttatagaaaaatttatgagattttatagttataactttttttagaaatataatGACTACAATGATACCGTCCAATTTAATTAGATAAGTGTAACAAGATTAAtcatgatcaaaaaaaaatcccgtCCAAATGtaagaattttatataaatttatatatatatatatatatacaaatgtatttttaaatgttaattgtaataatttttttatttataaatttataaataaagcaaagaaaaaaatttattttgtgtttttaaatttctcgaataaaaaatatcgattattgttcgatatatcgattattcgatgtatggaaataaaaaattcgaaacaATGTTCGATACTCGATATATCGGACTTTAaacttcgatatatcgaaaccAAAAGTTCGATACATCTATTGTCACTCGATATATCGAATATGTGAGTTCGAGATGTCGATTTTTCGTTGATTAATAGAATCCAAACGTTCGACTTATCGATTCAATTTTAAGTAAATCGActtaatgctcaatatatcgatatctcgaattgaaaatttcaatacatCGAATCTCAAACAATCgatagttaaatttttcttacatatcTTCTTTAACCCTTCGATTTATCGATATCTGGCTTACAAA
The DNA window shown above is from Microplitis mediator isolate UGA2020A chromosome 1, iyMicMedi2.1, whole genome shotgun sequence and carries:
- the LOC130664837 gene encoding uncharacterized protein LOC130664837, giving the protein MKQIFFLLLIIGVFYKQVSAAGGWLLCYKCNSNQPGCGTPLNWLWYWGEYCPEPDDVCVKVIERKGAETLITRDCLSTLRDYRTDIPADHYEGCRPAAKDVRLGHFVNNTIKELDIHRDYYDEVSWCFCYFDNRCNSATSLSITQSIIPLTLLTFIYKFIL